The Catenulispora sp. EB89 genome includes a region encoding these proteins:
- a CDS encoding WXG100 family type VII secretion target, translating into MLITGLSFAVLIFGMWGLGVLVVRNQRRKMQDEPGAELTEQIEETAAEVHSIEEFIARAEALPEGQKPEPRPEHAQERDQERLEVLAKHHFPHLDVPHPHIHLVGITGLEKRLLAWVSHHTGLPSPFEFLDKLTGDPDELERAAKAWDEAHAHVQQTIADLCFAAAALHSTWDDETAERFYPLLADFLAELDTLAGNLATSAETLRGLRGEAALTEGTIVGLINLLIGSLGGFLVEEVMSVGTMTPAVAAQAQVEITWVLKQIAMAAGRLQGIYANTRHVLDSVSGFKGMTHMHSCFQTDVVQRIERLVDTE; encoded by the coding sequence ATGCTCATCACGGGTCTGAGCTTCGCGGTCCTGATCTTCGGCATGTGGGGCCTGGGCGTCCTGGTGGTGCGCAACCAGCGCCGCAAGATGCAGGACGAGCCCGGCGCGGAGCTGACCGAACAGATCGAGGAGACCGCCGCCGAGGTCCACAGCATCGAGGAGTTCATCGCCCGGGCCGAGGCGCTGCCGGAGGGGCAGAAGCCCGAGCCGCGCCCCGAGCACGCGCAGGAGCGGGACCAGGAACGGTTGGAGGTGCTGGCCAAGCACCACTTCCCGCACCTGGACGTGCCGCACCCGCACATCCACCTCGTCGGCATCACCGGCCTGGAGAAGCGGCTGCTGGCGTGGGTCTCGCACCACACCGGGCTGCCCAGCCCGTTCGAGTTCCTGGACAAGCTGACCGGCGACCCCGACGAACTGGAGCGCGCGGCCAAGGCCTGGGACGAGGCGCACGCGCACGTGCAGCAGACGATCGCCGATCTGTGCTTCGCGGCCGCGGCCCTGCACAGTACCTGGGACGACGAGACCGCCGAGCGCTTCTACCCGCTGCTGGCCGACTTCCTGGCCGAGCTCGACACCCTGGCGGGCAACCTCGCCACGAGCGCCGAGACGCTGCGCGGCCTGCGCGGCGAGGCGGCGCTCACCGAGGGGACCATCGTCGGGCTGATCAACCTGCTGATCGGCTCCCTCGGCGGCTTCCTGGTCGAGGAGGTGATGTCCGTGGGGACGATGACGCCGGCGGTCGCGGCGCAGGCCCAGGTGGAGATCACGTGGGTGCTGAAGCAGATCGCGATGGCGGCGGGGCGGCTGCAGGGGATCTACGCGAACACGCGGCACGTGCTGGACAGCGTCAGCGGGTTCAAGGGGATGACGCACATGCACAGCTGCTTCCAGACGGATGTGGTGCAGCGGATCGAGCGCTTGGTCGACACCGAGTAG
- a CDS encoding OsmC family protein, giving the protein MYEIKVERTDDGRYIATNERGARIELSGDGQGPNFSPVELLLVAVAGCNIVTTEPLTAQRGHRMTRLIAAATSEKIERNKLGPVTLSYSVELPEGDADAEKVFRDVAERVEERHCTVSRSLREGTPVKLELGED; this is encoded by the coding sequence ATGTATGAGATCAAGGTCGAACGCACCGATGACGGCCGCTACATCGCCACCAACGAACGCGGCGCCCGCATCGAGTTGAGCGGAGACGGCCAGGGCCCGAACTTCTCCCCCGTCGAGCTGCTCCTGGTCGCGGTGGCCGGCTGCAACATCGTCACCACCGAGCCGCTGACCGCGCAGCGCGGGCACCGGATGACCAGGCTGATCGCGGCGGCGACCTCGGAGAAGATCGAGCGGAACAAGCTCGGGCCGGTGACCTTGAGCTACAGCGTGGAGCTGCCCGAGGGCGACGCGGACGCCGAGAAGGTGTTCCGGGACGTCGCCGAGCGCGTGGAGGAGCGGCACTGCACGGTCAGCCGCTCCCTGCGGGAGGGCACGCCGGTGAAGCTGGAGCTCGGGGAAGACTGA
- a CDS encoding GNAT family N-acetyltransferase produces MTTGEIRLTEDVLLRPMRLTDAAALARAFDRNRAHLAKWDPIRPDDFYTETGQYSRLKKLEADRAEGRIERWTFDRGDGEVYGSLTLSSIELGIFLNARMGYWVDVELVGRGLATAAVNGVCEYAHQRWNLHRIEAGTNVENVASQRVLAKCGFEEIGLSRSHLYVNGRWADSKQFYRILHTDSLKP; encoded by the coding sequence ATGACCACTGGGGAAATACGCCTGACCGAAGACGTCCTGCTGCGGCCGATGCGCCTGACGGACGCCGCCGCCCTGGCCCGTGCCTTCGACCGGAACCGCGCGCACCTGGCGAAGTGGGACCCGATCCGCCCGGATGACTTCTACACCGAGACGGGGCAGTACTCGCGGCTGAAGAAGCTCGAAGCGGACCGGGCCGAGGGCCGCATCGAGCGCTGGACCTTCGACCGCGGCGACGGCGAGGTGTACGGCAGCCTCACGCTGTCGAGCATCGAGCTGGGGATCTTTCTCAACGCCCGGATGGGCTACTGGGTGGACGTCGAGCTGGTCGGCCGGGGACTGGCGACCGCCGCCGTGAACGGCGTGTGCGAGTACGCGCACCAGCGCTGGAACCTGCACCGGATCGAGGCCGGGACGAACGTGGAGAACGTCGCCTCGCAGCGGGTGCTGGCCAAGTGCGGGTTCGAGGAGATCGGGCTGTCGCGGTCGCACCTGTACGTCAACGGCCGGTGGGCCGACAGCAAGCAGTTCTACCGGATCCTGCACACCGACTCGCTCAAGCCCTGA
- the smc gene encoding chromosome segregation protein SMC, whose amino-acid sequence MYLKTLTLRGFKSFASATTLRLEPGITCVVGPNGSGKSNVVDALAWVMGEQGAKSLRGGKMEDVIFAGTTGRAPLGRAEVALTIDNGDGALPIDYSEVTISRIMFRNGGSEYAINGDPCRLLDIQELLSDSGIGREMHVILGQGRLDAVLQASAEDRRTFIEEAAGVLKHRKRKEKALRKLDAMQANLTRLTDLTGELRRQLKPLGRQAEVARRAVVIQADLRDARLRLLADDLVTMRHAFEQESADEEAMKVRRKQLEREYSEAQAQESELEQRGAALVPYLAQTQETWYRLSSLKERYRGSAQLAVERVRNASRTAPEERHGRDPEEMQAEAARIREEEAELAEEIAEAQETLAGAVMQRTDAETALQQEERRLAASVRAAADQRESLAKLEGRVGAMRSKATAADAEIGRLGAAAEEARGRAAGVQREYDELKAEVEGLETDGGGLDDEVEEASQALSESEEKLTELRAAEREAQKEQAGFAARKEALELGLNRKDGAGALLAATDRLSGLLGSVAAILTVESGAEAAVAAALGTAADAVAVTSVDSAVNAIRLLKADDAGQATVIVGGDVSYPDDGEWPELPANARYVIDLIQVQEELRPAFTRLLNRMAVVEDLSEASELIGRIPDVRAVTRDGDVLGRDSARGGSSSAPTLLEVQAAVDEATEKLYEAGARAERLRTELEFATAERQTAKARVDTLMAQRREADSQKAGVAQQLGRLGGQARAALSEVERFVAAIEKAEEARDRDLGQVEELEGQLLEAQEVAAAAEELDDVLSTGRRDDFAQQATAARTAEMEARLAVRTAEERARALAGRADQLDRAAQQEREARERAIERAERLAEEAEVARAVAHGFEQVIRHLEQSLALAQARREDAERARVEHDAGIQVVRTRVRELSGELEKLTDSVHRDEVARAERRMRIEQMEEKALAEHGVEADVLVAEYGPEVPIPPTVEGDIPVPYDRAEQQRRLKKAEKDYSALGKVNPLALEEFAALEERHQFLSEQLEDLKKTRKDLLDIIKEVDDRVEQVFTEAYHDVAREFEGVFSRLFPGGDGRLILTDPEDMLTTGIEVEARPPGKKVKRLSLLSGGERSLTAVAFLVSIFKARPSPFYIMDEVEAALDDTNLGRLINIMEELRATSQLIVITHQKRTMEVADALYGVTMRGDGVTTVISQKLRNKETGAISDAPKVVPAQAAAEVSAEAAARESAQASADESAQAAAENAMEDETV is encoded by the coding sequence GTGTACCTGAAGACCCTGACCCTGCGCGGCTTCAAGTCCTTCGCCTCGGCCACCACCCTGCGCCTGGAACCGGGCATCACCTGCGTGGTCGGCCCCAACGGCTCGGGCAAGTCGAACGTCGTGGACGCCCTGGCCTGGGTGATGGGCGAGCAGGGTGCCAAGTCGCTGCGCGGCGGCAAGATGGAGGACGTCATCTTCGCCGGCACCACCGGCCGCGCGCCGCTGGGCCGCGCCGAGGTGGCGCTGACCATCGACAACGGCGACGGTGCGCTCCCCATCGACTACTCCGAGGTCACCATCTCGCGGATCATGTTCCGCAACGGCGGCTCGGAGTACGCCATCAACGGCGACCCCTGCCGGCTGCTGGACATCCAGGAGCTGCTCTCCGACTCCGGCATCGGCCGCGAGATGCACGTCATCCTCGGCCAGGGCCGCCTGGACGCGGTGCTGCAGGCCAGCGCCGAGGACCGCCGCACCTTCATCGAGGAGGCCGCCGGCGTCCTGAAGCACCGCAAGCGCAAAGAGAAGGCGCTGCGGAAGCTGGACGCGATGCAGGCCAACCTGACCCGGCTCACCGACCTCACCGGCGAACTGCGGCGCCAGCTCAAGCCGCTGGGCCGGCAGGCCGAGGTGGCCCGGCGCGCCGTGGTCATCCAGGCCGACCTGCGCGACGCCCGGCTCCGACTGCTCGCCGACGACCTGGTCACCATGCGCCACGCCTTCGAGCAGGAGTCCGCCGACGAAGAGGCGATGAAGGTCCGGCGCAAGCAGCTGGAGCGCGAGTACTCCGAGGCGCAGGCCCAGGAGTCCGAGCTCGAACAGCGCGGCGCCGCTCTGGTCCCGTACCTGGCCCAGACCCAGGAGACCTGGTATCGCCTCAGCTCTCTGAAGGAGCGCTACCGCGGCTCGGCGCAGCTCGCCGTCGAGCGGGTCCGCAACGCCTCGCGCACCGCCCCCGAGGAGCGGCACGGCCGCGATCCCGAGGAGATGCAGGCCGAGGCCGCGCGCATCCGCGAGGAGGAGGCCGAGCTCGCCGAGGAGATCGCCGAGGCGCAGGAGACGCTGGCCGGCGCGGTCATGCAGCGCACCGACGCCGAGACCGCGTTGCAGCAGGAAGAGCGTCGGCTGGCCGCCTCCGTGCGCGCCGCCGCCGACCAGCGCGAGAGCCTGGCGAAGCTGGAGGGCCGGGTCGGCGCGATGCGCTCCAAGGCCACGGCCGCCGACGCCGAGATCGGCCGCCTCGGCGCCGCCGCCGAGGAGGCCCGGGGCCGGGCGGCCGGCGTGCAGCGCGAGTACGACGAGCTCAAGGCCGAGGTCGAGGGCCTGGAGACGGACGGCGGCGGGCTGGACGACGAGGTCGAGGAGGCCTCGCAGGCGCTGTCCGAGTCCGAGGAGAAGCTGACCGAGCTGCGGGCCGCCGAGCGCGAGGCCCAGAAGGAGCAGGCCGGATTCGCGGCCCGCAAGGAAGCCCTCGAACTCGGCCTGAACCGCAAGGACGGCGCCGGCGCCCTGCTGGCCGCCACCGACCGGCTCTCCGGCCTGCTCGGCAGCGTCGCGGCGATACTGACGGTGGAGTCCGGCGCCGAGGCCGCGGTGGCCGCCGCGCTCGGCACCGCCGCCGACGCGGTCGCCGTGACCAGCGTGGACAGCGCGGTCAACGCCATCCGGCTGCTGAAGGCCGACGACGCCGGCCAGGCCACGGTCATCGTCGGCGGCGACGTCTCCTACCCGGACGACGGGGAATGGCCCGAACTGCCGGCCAACGCCCGCTATGTCATCGACCTGATCCAGGTCCAGGAGGAGCTGCGCCCGGCGTTCACCCGGCTGCTGAACCGGATGGCCGTGGTCGAGGACCTGTCCGAGGCCTCCGAGCTGATCGGGCGGATCCCGGACGTGCGGGCCGTGACCCGGGACGGCGACGTACTGGGCCGGGACTCGGCGCGCGGCGGCTCGTCCTCGGCGCCGACCCTGCTGGAGGTCCAGGCCGCGGTCGACGAGGCCACCGAGAAGCTGTACGAGGCCGGCGCCCGCGCCGAGCGCCTGCGGACCGAGCTGGAGTTCGCGACCGCCGAGCGGCAGACCGCCAAGGCCCGCGTCGACACCCTGATGGCGCAGCGCCGCGAGGCCGACAGCCAGAAGGCCGGCGTCGCGCAGCAGCTCGGCCGGCTCGGCGGCCAGGCCCGTGCCGCGCTCAGCGAGGTCGAGCGCTTCGTCGCCGCGATCGAGAAGGCCGAGGAGGCGCGCGACCGGGACCTGGGGCAGGTCGAGGAACTGGAGGGCCAGCTGCTCGAAGCCCAGGAGGTCGCGGCCGCCGCCGAAGAGCTCGACGACGTCCTGTCCACCGGCCGCCGCGACGACTTCGCCCAGCAGGCCACCGCCGCGCGCACCGCGGAGATGGAGGCGCGCCTGGCGGTGCGCACCGCCGAGGAGCGGGCCCGCGCCCTGGCCGGCCGCGCCGACCAGCTGGACCGCGCCGCGCAGCAGGAGCGCGAGGCCCGCGAACGGGCCATAGAGCGCGCCGAGCGGCTGGCCGAGGAGGCCGAGGTCGCGCGGGCCGTGGCCCACGGCTTCGAGCAGGTCATCCGGCACCTGGAGCAGTCGCTGGCGCTGGCCCAGGCCCGGCGCGAGGACGCGGAGCGGGCCCGGGTCGAGCACGACGCCGGGATCCAGGTCGTGCGGACCCGGGTCCGGGAGCTGTCCGGCGAGCTGGAGAAGCTCACCGACTCGGTGCACCGCGACGAGGTCGCCCGCGCCGAGCGCCGGATGCGCATCGAGCAGATGGAGGAGAAGGCGCTCGCCGAGCACGGCGTCGAGGCCGACGTGCTGGTCGCCGAGTACGGGCCCGAGGTGCCGATCCCGCCGACCGTCGAGGGCGACATCCCGGTGCCCTACGACCGCGCCGAGCAGCAGCGCCGGCTGAAGAAGGCGGAGAAGGACTACTCGGCGCTGGGCAAGGTGAACCCGCTGGCGCTGGAGGAGTTCGCGGCGCTGGAGGAGCGGCACCAGTTCCTGTCCGAGCAGCTGGAGGACCTGAAGAAGACCCGCAAGGACCTGCTGGACATCATCAAGGAGGTCGACGACCGGGTCGAGCAGGTCTTCACCGAGGCCTACCACGACGTCGCCCGCGAGTTCGAGGGCGTGTTCTCCCGCCTGTTCCCCGGCGGCGACGGCCGGCTGATCCTCACCGACCCCGAGGACATGCTGACCACCGGCATCGAGGTCGAGGCGCGCCCGCCGGGCAAGAAGGTGAAGCGGCTGTCGCTGCTGTCCGGCGGCGAGCGGTCGCTGACCGCGGTGGCGTTCCTGGTGTCCATCTTCAAGGCCCGGCCCTCGCCGTTCTACATCATGGACGAGGTCGAGGCGGCGCTGGACGACACCAACCTGGGCCGCCTGATCAACATCATGGAGGAGCTGCGGGCCACCTCGCAGCTGATCGTGATCACGCACCAGAAGCGCACCATGGAGGTCGCCGACGCGCTGTACGGCGTCACCATGCGCGGGGACGGCGTCACCACGGTCATCAGCCAGAAGCTGCGCAACAAGGAGACCGGCGCCATAAGCGACGCACCGAAGGTCGTGCCGGCACAGGCCGCGGCCGAGGTCTCCGCGGAGGCGGCGGCGAGGGAGTCCGCGCAGGCTTCGGCCGACGAGTCCGCGCAGGCCGCAGCGGAGAACGCAATGGAAGACGAGACGGTCTGA